The genome window ccaacttgggttgaacttcactgtaacagtgtgttgccagatcacaccttgacaactcaagtgatctcatatgAAAAGTTGCCCTACacacattgatggattttgtaaatcttcttACAGGCTAAAAACAAGGAATTTATCTACGGGAATCTCGAGCACAACACGCcaattttgctgtctctgtccagatatttaataagtggagcaagggattcactcgatcatccttcctgctcagacggtgaggagggattcatttggtcatctgaccgactggcacagtggtcattttacacaggggagaggccgttcatctgctcagactgtgggaatggattcagtggGTCTTCTCAACTGaatgtacatcagcaagttcacactggacaaggccattcacctgttctgtgggtgagaagagattcagtcatcttcccacctgtggacacaccagtcagttcacactgggcagagactggtcatctgctgaagttGTGGGGCAGGATTCACTCGGTCTTCTGACCTGATggctcaccagcaagttcacactggggagaggccattcacctgttcggaatgtgggaagggattcacctactcatcccaactgaagatacatcagcgagttcacactggggagaggccgttcaactgctcagactgtgggaagggattcacacaattAGCTGgcctacaagcacaccagtctgttcacactggggagaggccgttcacctgctcagactgtgggaagggattcacttcgtcatctcaactgaaggtacatcagcgagttcacactggggagaggccgttcaactgctcagactgtgggaagggattcacacagttagctaacctacaagcacaccagtcagttcacactggggagaggccgttcacttgctcagactgtgggaagggattcacttcatcatctaaactgaaggtacatcagcgagttcacactggggagaggccattcacctgctcagactgtaggaaaggattcacacagttagctaacctacaagcacaccagtcagttcacactggagagtggccgttcacctgcttagaatgtgggaaggggttcattcggtcatctcaactgaaggtacaccagtcagttcactctggagagaggccattcacctgctcaaactgtgggaagggattcactttgtcatctcaactgaaggtacatcagcgagttcacactggagagaagccattcacctgctcagactgtgggaagggattcacacagttatctggcctgcaagcacaccagtcagttcacactggggagaggccgttcaactgctcatactgtggtaagggattcacacagttatctagcctgcaagcacaccagtcagttcacactggcgagaggccattcacctgctcagactgtgggaagggattcactctgtcatcttccctactgacacaccagtcagttcacactggagagtggccattcacttgctcagattgtgggaagggattcactcggtcatctcaactgaaggtacatcagcgagttcacactggagagaggccattcacctgctcagactgtgggaagggattcacttcgtcatctcaactgaaggtccatcatcgagttcacactggggagaggccgctcacctgctcagactgtgggaagggattcacacaggtagCTACTCTACAAGCACACcatttagttcacactggggagaggccgttcaactgctcagactgtgggaagggattcactcggtcatctcaattgaaggtacatcagcgagttcacactggggagaggccgttcacctgctcagactgtgggaagggattcacacagttagctggcctacaagcacaccagtcagttcacactggggaacgaccgttcacctgcttagactgtgggaagggattcactcaatcatctcaattgaaggtacatgagcgaattcacacaggggagaggccattcacctgctcagactgtgggaagggattcactcggtcatctcgcctactgacacaccagtcagttcacactggggagaggccgttctcctCCTGTTAATGTGGGAatgtattcactcagtcatctaaacttaTGTAGCTCTCACtccggctagcagcttaatatagggggtgatagccccctgGCTCGGCCAAATGTGGGTGGATGCTGTgccgtgtcccctgttacaaatcaataccggaaaataacaaacagtacacaatatgtgattcataattcttactttgactatacgGTTAGTAAAGTAAATAAAAAATAGGGCCCACTCTCCCCATTTGtggcttctcatctctccccagaaAAAGCCCATGAAATTCTCTCATCCAGACTCACAGGaaagaacatttctgtcattggatagcccagcactccaaaaccctgttatctctagttgtAACCtcgacattgctgctacagagaaaccactacctcagcagtgaaacgttacagagaggccattacattagcagtgaaaccttacagtgtgttacacttatgacacactaccgggttcacactggggagaaagtttcaataagctgcatgctggatatttgtccatcaccgttgctgaatgcaatttcgagagtgattgtcggtgctgaactctgcaattattgctgctgctcaccaggcatgggaggagtttcttctgctgcatattcacctttaatgggactagatctgtgacaaatgAATCAGCTCTATTTTAATcactgtctctggtacttagtgaatttataacacacctagtatacagtagagagtcaactcaggccagctgaaccctgccagtgattctgttacacaacagatctttcaaatcttcccctgttgttcacctctcactctccctgggaTGAGGTCCAAATAGTCACCACTGTGTGGGcaaagaggtttcccttgaattttctgcagactgaagaagtggaGCTGACTGCACATCTGTCTGAGATGTTTTTTGCCCCtctaatctctgggctgaggaagaatgacattgggagtTAACCTCCTTAATCACGACTCATGTCCACATTATGGGTCACTTTCCCCACTTCTAAAGTGTTGTTAGCgaacaccactgtcctctaaagactgaaagcagagtGGGAAACCATCAATTGGATTTTCAACGAAgctgggtcagaaaccagaggcgagTCTGCACagagcagagtttggggctctaaACGATGGTCgaggtaagaacgtatgatgaggagaagggattcAGCAGCGGGGCATGGCAACGAATGACATTTGGAAGCAGATTAACAGAGAAAGTAACTAGGTtatctgactgatgacacaaacactacctgtggtgaggtgctccactggttgaggaacacgtgtgttgggaatggttttatctattgggggagttgttcctgcttgtttatcctgtaatataacCAGATGGATtgacctatctgaaataatgtattgatgatcatataatttgtaagattttgactctaaaactggatcaggcttgaatttatggtgccttcATGAGGTGATGGAGGGCATTCGTGAGTTtgtgttttaaagcaagattttggtgaatgatatttgccacttgattgtacctttgtaagtaatcagattgagttaaactgctgcaggatcctggaaagtgttggattgtgtctggtttcacttggccttttctgcacttactgccttgtttgtttatatttcaagtattctgcattttttttcttttgttaactACTTTGTCCTGTATTTGGATGCTAATTGGCAGACAAAATAATTTGGTTATCTGACTGACGAACAATGCCTGTGGTGGAGGCACATGTGTGTGTTGAGAATGGTTATACCTATTGAGGGAGttattcctgcttgtttatcctgtaatattatatccaaatGGTTATTTGAGAtgatcctatctgaaataatgtattgattatcatataaatTGGTGGATTATGTCCTTAACTGAATCAGGCTTGAATTTAGGGTGCCTTAATGAAGTTACCATGGTCATTCATccatttgtattttaaagcaagattttggtgaatgatatttgccacttgattgtacctgcgtaagtaatcagattgagttaaactgctgcaggatcctggaatgtgttggattgtgtctggtttctcttggccttttctgcacttactgccttgtttgtttgtatttcatgAAGTTTCGATTTGTTTTACTTTTGTTACCCACCTCGTCCTGTATTTCCGCAaggaactcctctgtttttgggaagaggtctccaacattCAGTTAGgtgctcgatgcttccttgtcaccatcttatctgctcagatcattgggatgtctcccatggagggtcatactcatttcactggttaatgttttcttccagagtgatgatttatttttctgagccagcttctcatttaagttttctggtctgtatttcttatcataattgcatatacacacatggagtctattcagttcctccgccatatcCTTACCTCcatttacaatttctccagcatcattttcttttggtcctatatctactctcacctgtcttttactctttatatacttgaaaaagcttttagtatcctttttgatattatttgctatctTTCTTTCATAGTTCTTCTTTTCTCTATTAATTACCTTCATACTTTCCTTtcataagttttttttaaaaaacttcccaatcctctgtcttcacactaagttttgcttccttgtatgccctctgctttgcttttactttgactttgacttctcttgtcagccacggttacatCCTTTAtccattcaaaaacttctttttctttggaatatatctgtcttgcactttcctcacttcttgcataaactccagccactgctgctctgccgtccttcctgctagtgtccctttccagtcaaccttggccagttcctctctcatgccactgtaatttcctttactccactgaaatatcgacacatctgatttcagcttctctttctcaaatttcacggtgaactcaatcatgttgtcatcactaagggttccttcacttccatctctggttcattacacaatacccaatccagtacagacgatcccctagtgggctcaacaaca of Hemitrygon akajei unplaced genomic scaffold, sHemAka1.3 Scf000061, whole genome shotgun sequence contains these proteins:
- the LOC140721777 gene encoding uncharacterized protein — its product is MAHQQVHTGERPFTCSECGKGFTYSSQLKIHQRVHTGERPFNCSDCGKGFTQLAGLQAHQSVHTGERPFTCSDCGKGFTSSSQLKVHQRVHTGERPFNCSDCGKGFTQLANLQAHQSVHTGERPFTCSDCGKGFTSSSKLKVHQRVHTGERPFTCSDCRKGFTQLANLQAHQSVHTGEWPFTCLECGKGFIRSSQLKVHQSVHSGERPFTCSNCGKGFTLSSQLKVHQRVHTGEKPFTCSDCGKGFTQLSGLQAHQSVHTGERPFNCSYCGKGFTQLSSLQAHQSVHTGERPFTCSDCGKGFTLSSSLLTHQSVHTGEWPFTCSDCGKGFTRSSQLKVHQRVHTGERPFTCSDCGKGFTSSSQLKVHHRVHTGERPLTCSDCGKGFTQVATLQAHHLVHTGERPFNCSDCGKGFTRSSQLKVHQRVHTGERPFTCSDCGKGFTQLAGLQAHQSVHTGERPFTCLDCGKGFTQSSQLKVHERIHTGERPFTCSDCGKGFTRSSRLLTHQSVHTGERPFSSC